Proteins encoded by one window of Nicotiana tabacum cultivar K326 chromosome 10, ASM71507v2, whole genome shotgun sequence:
- the LOC107812192 gene encoding secretory carrier-associated membrane protein 1-like, translated as MAGRYNDNPFAEDEVNPFANNGSVAPARPSPLPHEPAGYDRGATVDIPLDGSKDLKKKEKELQAKEAELKKREQELKRKEDAITRAGVVIENKNWPPFFPIIHHDIANEIPIHLQKLQYVAFTTLLGLAACLVWNLVAVTLAWIRGQGPTIWLLAVIYLIAGVPGAYVLWYRPLYRAMRTDSALKFGWFFLSYVFHIGFCIVAAVAPPIFFKGKSLTGILPAIDLLGWHALVGIFYFIGAAFFCLETLISIWVIQQVYMYFRGSGKAAEMKKEAARSTMMAAL; from the exons ATGGCTGGCCGTTACAATGATAATCCGTTTGCTGAAGATGAAGTGAACCCTTTTGCG AATAATGGAAGTGTTGCCCCTGCTAGGCCTTCCCCTCTTCCTCATGAACCCGCTGGATATGACCGCGGCGCAACGGTTGATATTCCTCTCGATGGTTCAAAG GAcctgaagaagaaggagaaggaacTCCAAGCTAAAGAGGCTGAACTGAAAAAAAGAGAACAG GAACTTAAAAGGAAGGAGGATGCAATAACAAGAG CTGGTGTAGTTATAGAGAATAAGAACTGGCCACCTTTCTTCCCCATCATTCATCATGATATCGCAAATGAAATTCCAATCCATCTACAGAAGTTGCAATATGTTGCATTCACTACATTATTGG GTTTGGCAGCCTGTCTTGTATGGAACCTTGTAGCTGTCACCTTAGCTTGGATCAGAGGACAAG GTCCAACGATCTGGTTGCTTGCTGTTATCTACTTAATAGCAGGTGTCCCAGGAGCCTATGTATTGTGGTATCGGCCTCTCTATCGTGCAATGAG GACTGACAGTGCGTTGAAGTTTGGGTGGTTTTTCTTAAGCTACGTG TTTCATATTGGATTCTGCATTGTTGCTGCTGTGGCACCTCCAATTTTCTTCAAGGGGAAATCTTTGAC TGGTATCTTGCCTGCAATTGATCTTTTGGGCTGGCATGCTTTGGTTGGG ATATTCTACTTCATTGGAGCTGCATTCTTCTGTCTTGAAACACTAATCAGTATATGGGTTATACAG CAAGTCTACATGTATTTCCGGGGAAGTGGAAAAGCTGCAGAGATGAAGAAAGAGGCTGCAAGATCGACTATGATGGCAGCATTGTAA